The Brachyspira hyodysenteriae ATCC 27164 sequence TTCATGCTATCCTTTTAATTTAGGAAATATAAAAAATATTAGGATAATATTAACGTCTTTATTTTGTGTAGTTTCAATATTCTCATTTTTTGCTATAGAGTCAATAAGCTTAACTGTACTTAATATGGTAATATTATTTTCTGATATGCCTAATCTTTATTTATCGCTTATTACAGTTCTTCCAATACATTTAAAAATTATTACTATTACAGTGAGCATAATATATTTTTCTTCATTACTAACTTTTGTAATATTATTTATTTTTAATATATATAAAATGTTTATAGAGAGAAGCAGAATATCATCTTTAGTGATGATAGCTTTTATAATATTTACCGCATTTTATTTATTTTTAAAGCCTAAGAATATAGATATATGGAGCATAGACTTTGTAAGAAATGCTAAGAGAAATGGTATAATAAATACACTCAATTATAGAATAAATTATGATAGATTGAACGAAATAAAACCAAGCAAAGAACTAGTATCCGATTCTATAAAATTATTAAAAGAATATGAATCAAAAAGAGATATATCAAAACTTTATTTAAAATCTACGAAAAATATTTTTGATAATATAAAAAAATTGGAAGATGATATGCATTCTATATTGATTGAGGCTTCATCTAAAAACAGTAATTTTGTTTATAATAATGAAAATATAGATTATGAATATATAGAACAATTAAAAAATAATAATTATGATATATATACTAATTTAGAAGCTTCAATTACAAATGATTTGTCAAAAATAAATGAGTTAAAAAAAGGTTTAAAAAGAGATGTATATTTAATATTCTTAGAATCTTTTTATGATTATTCACATTTTAGAAAATTATTTAATAAAGATCCTTTCCCAAAAGAGTATAGGAAATGGGCTGACTCATCAAGAAAAATAGCTCCTAATGTTAATAACGGAAGTTTTTATGCAAGGCTTTCAGGACTTACAGGGTCATCTCCTCTTTATCCAAAAACTCAGTCAGAAAAGATAGAAAATACTTTGCCGGATGTTCTTTCAAAAAATGGATATAATACAATAGCATTGGAAGAAGCATTGAATACTTATAATTTAAAAACTTTCTATCCTTCAATAGGTTTTAAATCTCAGGTGTTCGGATTAGGAACTACAAATATCAATACATATTTAGGCACAAATATTGATAATTTGGAAAGTCCTGTATTTGCTGCAGGTTTTACTATTTTAGGGCATACTGATTCGCATTTATCTAATGATTTAAACTTCGCAGAAAACAATAAAAAGTTTTTGGATAATTTTGAAGGCAATGATAAACTTCATATAATAGAAACCATTGATAATTCTGCAATGACTGCTATAAATATTATAGAGATAAGAGATACCATTTTAAAACATTCTCCTAATGCAATTATAATATTTAAACATGATCATCTTTATCCTTATTTGAAGGCTATAATAGAACGTTCTACTATAGATGAAAAAATAAAAACTAATTTTTTAAATGATTATAAACCTTCGCCTATACTTATTTGGGATGGTACTAATGGAGCATACAAAGTAAATGAAAATTTCACTCCTGAAAATATACCTTTATTTATAGCTGTTAATTTGAATATTGATTATACAAATAGTGTTATATCTCTTTTATACAAAGAAGAAATTGATAATACTATCAGCACTTATAATAGATTTTATTATACTACTAATGATTCTATTATAGATAATAGCGAAGTTTCAAATATGACTATATTTAAATATGAAAATGCTCAAAGAATTTTATCACAGGATATTTTTCAGGGTAAAAAGCATTATTATAATTTGATAAAAGAATTAACTAATAATTAGGATTATTTAATTATAAAACTACTCTTATATTAACTTTATTCTCTTTTATTATTGCTAAGCAATAAACTCGCTAAAATATAGCTGACAACTTCCTTCGTCAGTTATCAGCTGCTCGTTTATTGCTATGAATTAAAATACTATTTATTATTTCAATTATTAATTATCAAATCCAACTCTGATATTAATCTTATTATCTTTTATTATTGCTAAGCAATAAACTCGCTAATGATTAGCTGACAACTAAAGTTATCAGCTGCTCGTTTATTGCTATGAATTAATACTATTTATTATTTCAATTATTAATTATCAAATCCAACTCTGATATTAATCTTATTATCTTCTTCTTGAATATTTCTTTTTAACTCTACTTCCTCCAATTTTTTATTGTTTCTATTTTTTAAAATTTCAAAAAATACTATAATAGCTCTTTCACTTGGGGCATTATATTTATAAATTATTTTTTTATTTTTTGATTCTTTGCCTTCTTTATCAGTTTTTATTTCTCTTATTATTTCTTTGCTGTAATAACCTAATGCTTTTTTAATCAATGCATTTTCTATTTTTATTTTTGCATCTAAAAAATATTCATCTCTTGCTTTTCTTATTTTTTTTACCAAACTTTTTTTATACTTACGGCTTGATTTATTTATGTATTCTTTTAAATCATCATAACTTATATTTAACTTTCTGCTTATTTCTTCAAATGTGGTATTCTCTTTTTTTATAATTTCGTATATTTGTTTTTCTATTTCTTTATTATATTTTTGATTCATAAAATAATATCCTTATAAAAATATGTTATAAAATAATTAAAAAATATAAGAGATTATAAGTATTATGATATTTTGATAATTTAAAAAAAATATTGCTATAAATAATAATTATTATATAATAATAAATATTAATACATTAAAGGGCTATATTATGATTAAAAAAATTGCATTATTACATTTATTTTTATTACTTTTAATATCCTGTAATGCTAATAGTGACGGCACTACATCAGCTTCATCTGCAGCAGCAGAGCCTCCAAGAGAAAGTAAAGGATTAACTAATTTTATAGGTATTTGGCAGGCTAAATTTCCGAATAATGATTGCAATATCACAATAGAAAGTACAGGAAATGTATTATATAATGATTTTCTAGCTTCATCTATAGAAGATTTAGGAAATGACAGATATAAAATGAGTGTATCATCAGATAAAACTTTTTCAGTTACATTGAAGTTTAAGTCCGATACAGAAGGAACAGTTGAAGATGATAATTTAGGAATAGGTACTTTGACAAAATCAAAATAATAAAATATTTATATATGTCTCTTATAAAAGCCCATATATTTTATATATAGGGCTTTTATATTAAATAATTTTTATTCTTCGATTTTATTATTATTTTCATCATTATTATCTTTGCTGTATTCATCATCTTCGTCATCTTCTATCATATTGCTTGATACATAATCTCTATTTAAAAAGAATAATGTTATAATTATTTGAAAGTATGTATTAAATATATAAAGAACTATCATAGCAATAAAATATGATAATAAACCTTCTCTATTTTCTAAAGATACAGGAAAAAGAGTCATAGCGAATACTTTCTGAAATAAAAATATAAATCCTAATATAAATAGTGTTTTAAAAAATTTAGGTTTTACTAAATAATAAGAATATTTTAAAGCATTTATTCCCCAAGTATGTCTTAAAGCACAAATATTTTTAATGAATACAAAAAACACAATGAAGGCAATACCCGGAACTATAAAGAATGTAAGTCCTAAAAATACTAGTATAAAATATATAAAAGTTGTAAATAGTGTAGGAAGTAAAAATTTAAAACTTCTTATAATAGCCCAAGTAGCACTTTTTATATTTCCATAAATCAATCTTTCTACCAATAATGATACAGATATGATAGAAATAGTATCTAAAAATAAAGAAAGAGATATATTTATATAAAATCCTACAGTAACATCATTCTTAAACCAATTTGCTAAATCTTCAATAGTTTTTAATTTTTCAGGATCAAATACGCTTATTGGAAAGTAAATTCCTGTTAATATTAAAGGCAGACAGCATATTAAAGAGAGTATAATAAAATTAATAAAGTTCGCTTTAAATAAAGAAAAAGAAATAGTAAATAAGTCTAAAGTTTCAAAATCCTTTTTCTTCAATTCTTTTCTTAATGAAAACATATATTTCCTTATAAAAATTAAAAATGTACTTTTTATTATCGTATAATTATATATAAATTAAAATTTTAGAATAATTTTAACCTATAGTAATTTAAATTACAAATATATTTTTGAAATAAAGTAAAGTAATATATAAAATCAAATGCCTTTATAGTTCTTTAACTCCTAGTCTTAATCAATTATTATATTTTATTATCTTAAAGGAGCCTCTGATATAAGGACTTTTATATAATCTAATTTATTTTTATCAGTATTTTTTTCATGTAAAATTTTTCTTATATATTCAGCAAGCGATTCATTGTTTTCAACTTTAGAACCTATTATAATTTCTTTTATATAATTAGTGTTTTGATCAAAAAGTTTTAAATAATCTATATAAAGTTTATTATTGATTTTATCTGCTTTTATTTCTTTAGATTTATAATCAGAAGTTACAAGCATTCTTAGTTCCTGTTCTTCAAAAAATGCTTCATGCTTTATTATGTATTTTATATTTTCAAATAAATAATTATATAGTTTATGATTAATCTTTTTTTCTTTAATTTTTCTAGTATATTCAAATATTTTTGAAAATGCATATTTAATCTTATCTTCAATCGTATTATCTTCTTTTAATTTTTTTCTATAATTCTTTATTCCATTTAAATCTATAATATTACTTGAATATTTTAAATCTTCCTTATTGAAAACAAGTTTATTTAATTTTTCATCATAATAAAGCACCCAATATAAATTTCTTTTATTTACATCTTTTTCTTTTTTTATATTTGACTTATATTCAATATTTATGTTACTTACATTTGAATCATAAGATGAAGTATATGAATCAGTAAAATATTCATCATTTTTAATACTTATATTATTTACATTAAAGTCATAATAAGAAAAAGGAGAAGTATATGAATTAGTAAAATATTGATTATTTAAAACTAAACATATACCAGTAGCTTCTTTATTTTCTTTTTTGCCATATAATCTAAACATTGTAAGAGAATCTCTATTTCTTGAATATGATGTTTGCAATGTTACAATTTTTTCATCGCTTCCTATTTTTATATCTATATCATTTTTATTGAAAATACTTTCTAAAATATTTCCTTCCTTAGGATCATTAGCAGTTGATATATTATTTATTCTTATATTCCCTACTTCATCTAAATTTTCATTTTTACACCCTAATAATATTAATAAAATATCTAATGATGTATAATGAGATATTTCTATATTTTTATCATCAGTATCGAAAGATAATATTTTAAGTAAAAAATATTCATATAAAATTAAATATTTAATATTTTTTATAAGTTCATTATCAAATTTTTTGCTCTCTTTAAAATGAAAAATTAAATTACTAATGGGTTCATTTTGCCATAATTCTTTATTTTCATCTATAATTAACAGCTTAAAAAATTTATCAATATCATTATATTTATTAAACTCTTGAAGAATTTTTATTATAGTTATATCAGAAGCATCATTATTATTTTTTGCAAATATTTTAAAGTCATTAATGGCTTGCTTATATTTTTTTAATTTTATTTTTAATATGCCTCTATAATAGTATGCTTTTTCATTTTTAGGATTTAATTTTATAGTCTTATTAAAATCTACTATAGCTTCTTCATATATTTCTAAAATTATTTTTAATACACCTCTAACAAGATATGCATTTTCATCATTTGGATTTAATTCTATTACTTTATTAAAATCTACTATAGCTTTTTTATATCTTGCTAATTTTACTTTTGCAATCCCTCTATTAGAATATGCTTCTTCATTATCTGGATTTAATTCTATAGATTTATTAAAATCTACTATAGCTTTTTCATATCTTGCTAATTTTACTTTTGCAATCCCTCTATTAGAATATGCTTTTTCATAATTTTTATTTAATTTTATGGCTTTATTAAAATCTACTATAGCTTCTTCATATCTTGCCAATTTTATTTTTGCAATCCCTCTATTAAAATATGCTTTTTCATTTTTAGGATTTAATTCTATAGACTTATTAAAATCTACTATAGCTTCTTCGTATCTTGCTAATTTTACTTTTGCAATCCCTCTATTAAAATATGCTTCTTCATTATCTGGATTTAATTCTATAGCTTTATTAAAATCTTCTATATCTTTTCCATATTTTTTTGATTCTATTTTTGCAATTCCTCTATTAAAATATGCTTTTTCATTTTTAGGATTTAATTTTATAGTCTTATTAAAATCTACTATAGCTTCTTCATATCTTGCTAATTTTACTTTTGCAATCCCTCTATTAAAATATGCTTCTTCATTATCTGAATTTAATTCTATGGACTTATTAAAATCTTCTATGGCTTCTTCATATAATTTTAGACTTGATTTTGAAACTCCTCTTGCAAAATATGATTCCCAATTCTTTAGATTTAGTTTTATAGCCTCATTGAAATCTTCTATAGCTTCTTCATATAACTTTAACCCAGTTTTGGTAAGTCCTCTAAAAAAATATGCATCTCTATCCTTTGGGTTTAATTCTATGATCTTATTAAAATCTTCTATGGCTTCTTCATATAATTTTGACTCTATTTTTTCAAGTCCTCTATTAAAATATAAATATTCATCATCATTATATTTTTCTATAGAATCATATGCCAATTGTTCTATTTTATCTTTTAATTCTTCTGTCATAAAATAATCCAAATGTTTTTTATAATTATAAACATCAAACTTATTTTATCAAACAATATAAATATTACTTTTAAAAATTTTTAGTATATACCTAAACAACTATATTTTGTCAAAAATAAAATAATATTTTCTTTTTAATATATGTGTCTGTGCGTGCCGACGAAGTACATCTACGGTGTC is a genomic window containing:
- a CDS encoding alkaline phosphatase family protein, with the protein product MKENKKIFLLSYLVFISAIILFIVIFSILGNIERVGYLSNFNHILENKYYFTLKFESSIFKNNKIYRVYPNTNEMPDNVTNIRWSGSYYGNLVLGDSNIQLKENDKIENIKYTVKIQKNVFLFLLFIIIVFPAIYFYVIPNIYYHHKAYIFFFVLNSFLYLITSNLIMPLFSMMKLDFNIYDFLYTYLFVMTAYNLFSCYPFNLGNIKNIRIILTSLFCVVSIFSFFAIESISLTVLNMVILFSDMPNLYLSLITVLPIHLKIITITVSIIYFSSLLTFVILFIFNIYKMFIERSRISSLVMIAFIIFTAFYLFLKPKNIDIWSIDFVRNAKRNGIINTLNYRINYDRLNEIKPSKELVSDSIKLLKEYESKRDISKLYLKSTKNIFDNIKKLEDDMHSILIEASSKNSNFVYNNENIDYEYIEQLKNNNYDIYTNLEASITNDLSKINELKKGLKRDVYLIFLESFYDYSHFRKLFNKDPFPKEYRKWADSSRKIAPNVNNGSFYARLSGLTGSSPLYPKTQSEKIENTLPDVLSKNGYNTIALEEALNTYNLKTFYPSIGFKSQVFGLGTTNINTYLGTNIDNLESPVFAAGFTILGHTDSHLSNDLNFAENNKKFLDNFEGNDKLHIIETIDNSAMTAINIIEIRDTILKHSPNAIIIFKHDHLYPYLKAIIERSTIDEKIKTNFLNDYKPSPILIWDGTNGAYKVNENFTPENIPLFIAVNLNIDYTNSVISLLYKEEIDNTISTYNRFYYTTNDSIIDNSEVSNMTIFKYENAQRILSQDIFQGKKHYYNLIKELTNN
- a CDS encoding tetratricopeptide repeat protein, which translates into the protein MTEELKDKIEQLAYDSIEKYNDDEYLYFNRGLEKIESKLYEEAIEDFNKIIELNPKDRDAYFFRGLTKTGLKLYEEAIEDFNEAIKLNLKNWESYFARGVSKSSLKLYEEAIEDFNKSIELNSDNEEAYFNRGIAKVKLARYEEAIVDFNKTIKLNPKNEKAYFNRGIAKIESKKYGKDIEDFNKAIELNPDNEEAYFNRGIAKVKLARYEEAIVDFNKSIELNPKNEKAYFNRGIAKIKLARYEEAIVDFNKAIKLNKNYEKAYSNRGIAKVKLARYEKAIVDFNKSIELNPDNEEAYSNRGIAKVKLARYKKAIVDFNKVIELNPNDENAYLVRGVLKIILEIYEEAIVDFNKTIKLNPKNEKAYYYRGILKIKLKKYKQAINDFKIFAKNNNDASDITIIKILQEFNKYNDIDKFFKLLIIDENKELWQNEPISNLIFHFKESKKFDNELIKNIKYLILYEYFLLKILSFDTDDKNIEISHYTSLDILLILLGCKNENLDEVGNIRINNISTANDPKEGNILESIFNKNDIDIKIGSDEKIVTLQTSYSRNRDSLTMFRLYGKKENKEATGICLVLNNQYFTNSYTSPFSYYDFNVNNISIKNDEYFTDSYTSSYDSNVSNINIEYKSNIKKEKDVNKRNLYWVLYYDEKLNKLVFNKEDLKYSSNIIDLNGIKNYRKKLKEDNTIEDKIKYAFSKIFEYTRKIKEKKINHKLYNYLFENIKYIIKHEAFFEEQELRMLVTSDYKSKEIKADKINNKLYIDYLKLFDQNTNYIKEIIIGSKVENNESLAEYIRKILHEKNTDKNKLDYIKVLISEAPLR